From Mesomycoplasma dispar, a single genomic window includes:
- the scpB gene encoding SMC-Scp complex subunit ScpB, with amino-acid sequence MKTRIIEAILYLQGEKGLSSQQLQNCLKLAKINEARKLLKDFAVQFNRQKRGILVVEFDDVFKFVTAKDLKPFIIDFVSNERKYRLSNSSIEVAAIIAYKQPVTRSTIAQIRGGINSDYIVGSLLAKGIIEELGTASTPGNPTLYGVTSRFFDYFKLRSAKDLPKFKEFDLFSNSEENSQTESFDLFSSQRETDE; translated from the coding sequence ATGAAAACTAGAATTATTGAAGCAATTTTGTATTTGCAAGGTGAAAAAGGACTTTCATCACAACAGCTCCAAAATTGTCTAAAGTTAGCAAAAATCAATGAAGCCCGTAAACTTTTAAAAGATTTTGCTGTTCAATTTAATCGTCAAAAACGAGGAATTTTGGTCGTCGAATTTGATGATGTTTTCAAATTTGTTACCGCAAAAGACTTAAAACCTTTCATAATCGACTTTGTTAGTAACGAAAGAAAATACCGTCTTAGTAATTCTTCAATTGAAGTTGCAGCAATTATCGCTTACAAACAACCAGTAACTAGAAGTACAATTGCACAAATTCGCGGCGGAATTAACTCAGATTATATTGTCGGTTCGTTATTAGCGAAAGGGATTATCGAGGAATTAGGAACTGCATCGACCCCGGGAAATCCGACTCTTTATGGGGTAACTTCGCGATTTTTTGATTATTTTAAATTAAGATCAGCAAAAGATCTACCAAAATTTAAAGAATTCGACCTTTTTAGTAACAGTGAGGAAAATTCTCAAACTGAAAGTTTCGACCTTTTTTCTTCACAACGTGAAACTGATGAATAA
- a CDS encoding segregation/condensation protein A: MNFDSNFDIKLSNFSGPLELLLDLVKSKNINILDVDLVDLASQYVNIIDNLKQKNIQVAGEYLVIAATLVHLKSKILLLGDTEEKLDPEVEQDRIEFLALLSDYQQIKNIANMLKEQQEHRNDYFEKSTSNYSDFRRPNDPSQLDGHSSQPILVKVLKLMFDRTRAKNRLKISTKQVQVTADQQTLWLKNLLENKSQVDFSEFFSLPTMKHFVITMISMLEMAKKQVLHLKQQRQFSEILIFRGGFDEN; this comes from the coding sequence ATGAATTTTGATAGTAATTTTGATATAAAATTAAGCAATTTTTCTGGTCCTCTAGAGTTACTTCTTGATCTTGTTAAGTCAAAAAACATTAATATTCTTGATGTCGATCTTGTTGATCTTGCAAGTCAATATGTGAATATAATTGATAATTTAAAGCAAAAAAATATCCAAGTTGCCGGCGAATATTTAGTAATTGCTGCTACTTTAGTTCATTTAAAGTCAAAAATTCTTTTATTAGGTGATACAGAGGAAAAATTAGATCCTGAAGTTGAACAAGACAGAATTGAATTTTTAGCTCTTCTTTCCGACTACCAGCAAATTAAAAATATTGCTAATATGTTAAAAGAACAACAAGAACACCGAAACGACTATTTTGAAAAAAGTACTTCAAATTACAGCGATTTTCGCCGTCCCAACGATCCTAGCCAACTTGATGGACATTCATCTCAACCTATTTTGGTCAAAGTTTTAAAACTAATGTTTGATCGGACAAGAGCAAAAAATCGACTTAAAATCAGTACAAAGCAAGTTCAAGTTACTGCTGATCAGCAAACTTTGTGACTTAAAAATCTTTTGGAAAATAAAAGTCAAGTTGATTTTTCCGAGTTTTTTTCACTTCCAACTATGAAACATTTTGTAATTACAATGATTTCGATGCTCGAAATGGCGAAAAAGCAAGTTTTACACTTAAAACAACAAAGACAATTTTCCGAAATTTTAATTTTCCGTGGAGGTTTTGATGAAAACTAG
- a CDS encoding lysophospholipid acyltransferase family protein: protein MIIKLRIVLFSLVWLLKLRKIRSVWKKHTKKKVELSAEFRSNLILSYSKFILKLFSIKVKVFGYENLPKNASVIIVNRNSIVDHFILFSALENHEKGEDEVNPILSFLLQKEYYNRKNKWIFGSLDSLFLTDDQKKNNLELNNFLKSVREKRSFGVVFSKEVNQNSTFQFPIDIFSATKKVGLPIVPITINFSDKNSHKTSRKKVQNVEVLIHKPIKTGTVFSQTSKSLFLATKKAIFESYNGDK from the coding sequence ATGATAATAAAATTACGAATAGTTCTTTTTTCACTAGTTTGATTGCTAAAGTTACGTAAAATACGTTCTGTTTGAAAAAAACACACCAAAAAAAAAGTTGAATTAAGCGCAGAATTTAGAAGCAATTTGATTTTGAGTTACTCAAAATTCATTTTAAAACTTTTTTCGATTAAAGTAAAAGTTTTTGGTTATGAAAATTTACCAAAAAATGCATCTGTTATTATAGTTAATCGCAATTCAATTGTTGACCATTTTATTTTATTTTCAGCACTCGAGAATCATGAAAAAGGGGAAGATGAAGTTAATCCTATTTTGAGTTTTTTGCTTCAAAAAGAATATTATAATCGTAAAAATAAATGAATTTTTGGTTCACTTGACTCACTTTTTTTGACTGATGATCAAAAAAAAAACAATTTAGAATTAAATAATTTTCTTAAATCTGTACGTGAAAAGAGATCTTTTGGAGTTGTTTTCTCAAAAGAGGTGAACCAAAATTCGACATTTCAATTCCCGATTGATATTTTTAGTGCCACTAAAAAAGTCGGGCTCCCAATTGTCCCTATCACAATTAATTTTTCTGATAAAAATTCTCATAAAACAAGTCGAAAAAAAGTCCAAAATGTTGAAGTTTTAATTCATAAACCAATAAAAACAGGCACTGTTTTTTCACAAACAAGCAAATCTTTGTTTCTGGCAACAAAAAAAGCAATTTTTGAATCTTACAATGGTGATAAATAA